Within Aphelocoma coerulescens isolate FSJ_1873_10779 chromosome 1A, UR_Acoe_1.0, whole genome shotgun sequence, the genomic segment TCATGGACACAACCTCCCACACAAGCCAGGTATCACTGGGGGAACGAGCTCAGCACAGCCACTGATCATCCCAGCCCTTCCAATTAACGGGATAATAAAAAAGCACCTCTATCACTTATGATTGAGGTGCTGCTCACAGCACAACCACCAGATAGGCCTTTCTAAAGTGCTTGTGATTGGCTTTTACACTCATAATTTCTGTTTTATGATCTCCAAATCATGTACTTGTCccttttccagtgttttctCCAAAGCAAAGTGACAGCGCTGCAACTTGCAGCCAGCCTTTGAGATGGACTGGAGAATGCAATGAATTGACACAGAGCATGAAGCTCGTGACAGGCTGACATGAGAATTGAAAGAAAACTCATTCACTGGAGAAGCAAACAGGTGGACATCTCTACTGGAACTGAAAAAACTCTGATGGAAAAAATCTGACACTGTAAAACCTAGGGAACAAAAAGGGACAGCACTGTGAAAGGTTTCGGGAGTTCCAGACACAAAGTCTGAACAAATGAAGGATATTCAACATCTTGAGCATTATTTGACATCAAAGAAAGATCTTCTAAGGCAGTCACTTACTCTGGAGACTGAAAGGTTGATAGGGCGAGCTGGCTCTAAGGAACACTGAAGCCAAGAGGGCTGTTTTAAAACCACTTTAATATAAACACAGTACCCAGTTTGTTTGAATACCGAATTTccttccatgattctgtgaaatttcagaagaaaacccaGGTGTTGCTAGAAAGAGGCTTTGTACTGAACTCCACTCCCAAAGGTTTAAGGCAGTTAAGCGTCACCATGTTTGAACTAGCCCTTCTGCTTAAGAGTTGTGTGAGTTTTACTATAAAACACACACTGCTACTGGGTTCAAGGGGGGCCTTCCACCAGTAAAACTTTTCCACTTACCTGGGCTGCAAAAACACAGTTCTCATAGCTGGGTGCCAACGTGCCTGAAAATACAATCCAATCCACCTGATGGTAGCACTGGAGATGACTACCTAAGGTGTCATTCCCAGATCTGAGTCTTCCTTGGGGAAATATGGGAACAGGGAAGcttaaaatgaaagcaaagatcAGATGAAGTAATCTAACAGACTTTTGTTACTGAAAAAACCCAAGTAAGATCCATTTTTTTCTAAGGGACAATAGCAAAAATTATTCTAAAAGATACTGTTGAACTTGCAAATACAATTAAAGTGGATGGTTTGAACCAAAAGCCAACTTAAGTTCTCCTAATTAAGGAGAGGTGCTCAGGCACCCCCCATTCTCAGGCCAGGCTTCAATTCTTACCTCATTTCCAGCAGAAAAATCTGACAAAAGCAATGTAttaccaggaaacaaggggttaTTTACTTAACCAAATCAAACATTTTGGAGCTACAGCTGACCTCCTGCCAGTCTAAGCTGGCATGTTTCTGTGGCAGAACACAGCATTTTGCAAAAAATGCTTCCTTGGCCTGTGTGTAATATGGCTTTTGGTGCTTGACTCCAAGCAGAAGCAACCTCAGTCCTTGGATTGTAGAGACTTGTAGAGCCTCCACCCTACAGCATCCTCCACCAATGGCCAAATTAAATTGCTTTCTGTCAGGAATAAACCTTACTGGAGAATTTCTGACCAACTGCAATACTGagaatataatttcttttttcccttaatttgCACATAATCtagaaaggaaaagctgaagagGCAAGCAATAACCTCTGATATaaacagcagaaacagcagcaaaaaggcATCACAAAGCCTCTGAAAAACACATGTTGGCACACTATCAGAGAAAGAAGACAAAAGAATCACATCATGCACAGCTCACCTTGACAAGGCTGACAATAAaatcagcaaaacaaacaaaaaaagggaagaaagaaaagtcagAACAAGATATCTTTGTTTTCTGATTATTCACTCTAAAGGTaccattgattttctactaaCATATTAACTCCATAAGCACGAAGAAAAGCAGCTGGTGTGAGCAGAGAGAATCAAATCACTCAGGAGAGGGGCCTACGTGTTCCCTGCTGTAGTAAGAAGTTCTCTTGGCATGAAGAACCCAGAAAATGGTGTCTTTCCCCAGATCTGGCAACCACTTACAGGCTAGTCTGAAATGACTGCAATTGTATTTCCAATTTCAATTGCTGGCCTAGTCATCTCCTCATTGCAACTCTGCCACTAAAAGCATTTGGACTGTCTTAATAttgcccaaaaaaaaaaagaaactgcagaAAATTATGCAGTAGCTTCATGCCATCTAAAGAGGAGCCTGAATGATACTTGGTTAAGTAGCTGTTAAACTGTAACTATGCTACGTTTACAGAACTTtacaaaaatgcagtatttaaaGGACTACAAAAAAGATTATATTTTCCTCTCACTGAAGTATTGAAAGTGGAATGTTCTCTGCTGGAAATGAAGCGGTGGGCGTTTGATGGCATATTTTAAATAGTATTCTTCTTTGTGCATGCAGTGTAATGCTACCCAAGggggagattaaaaaaaaagtctgcaaTTTGCAAGTCCATTTCAAAGTCATATTGAGGATGATGTGAAATTCAGGATAGGATTCTTGAGAGAAATCTCCCTGGAAAACGTGTATGTACCTCAGGGAAGTTTTGGATTTGCTTCCCCACACTGGAAGGCTGTTCTGTCTTTTGACATTTCAATGTTGTTTACTGTTTGCATCTAATTTTGGAATTATTCTGTGGTTTATTACAATGGTGTATCTTTGACTAGCAATAAAGATACTTCTGCATCTTCCATGATTTCTAAAAATCTCTCACTATTTGTCTTGAAACTTCTACTGGTAGTGAGAACAGAACAGTTACTTTTACAACAAGGGATTCATCCTGCTGACAGATATAACAGAGGTAACTGGCATTTACACATCTTGGCCCTGAGAAAAACAAGCATGTTCACACAAGTCTGGTAATTTTGAAACAATGGCAAATATCATGCTTTAGGAAGTCGTCAGCAGGATTAGGAGGGTATATCCTCCTTAACAGACTTCTGGCTAAAcaggttttctctttcctcagtGTTGCCTTCCCTAAAGCATTACAGACTGGCCACAGATGGAtctggggagaaggaaaggtaaTTTTCCTGAGGTCAGATTCTCTTCCTTAGGTCCCCAAGCAAGTGGGTGTTCAGACTCCGATTCATCACCAGATCTGATGCCAGAATCTTCCTCTGCATCAGCTGAGCAGGGATGGCTTCTGTCTTCACTTGCAGTGCATTAACATGTCTTGGTTATACAGGTAAGCAAGCAGCTGGATCATGCAATCACATCCCACTCACCAAAACAGTTAAGAGTACCATGATCCTTCCTGTCTTTCTTCCATGGCCACAACAATTTGCGCTGCACAAGACTGAAACGCTTCAGTCCAACACTGAGATCATTAGATCCAATCTAGCACAGCATCCAAGTGAAAGGATAAACAACCACAGAAGACCACAACATATACTCAAggtcctttcttttcctcttaaatCCTAATTAGCCTAATTTCACTAAATTTTTGCAAAACAGAAGTTAGACATGTCTCCTTACTTAGTCTTCTGTGTTAATTCTCCAAATCCCTATGCTGAATTTGTCTCACCAAACACAAGGAAAGACGTGACAAACTAACTTGGACAAGAAACCTACAGTTTATACACCTCAAAGCAGAGATTGTGGAAAATTATGAAAccatatgaagaaaaaaaatgtctcaAGTATTTTATGTTGATACTTACCACTCCACTGTCTTCAGATCAAAGAAAACAGTGACAGCAAAGCTCTTATGAGGATATCTAATCCATGACACTGAGATGATTCCCTccatcagcacagcactggcacagctgtgtCTCACTTCACTCCATCAAGTGGGTTTTGTTACTGGTATGAATGACAGACTCAAGTCTGGCTGTACCTTGAGCCTGGTTTGTCcagttaaatgaaaataaaaataaaaatgtattttgtactACGAACAGATGACACAAGGTTGGGttgtctctttttaaaaaaagaactcaACAGCATCCTCCAAACACATGAGAGACAGAAGCCACAGTCAGACTATTATTTTGCACCTTGATCAATGCAACTTTGCAAATTCCTCATGCCAACAATTCTCTTTCAAACTGATATTGGGTGAGATTATTagagcaaaaaaacccagtaaatTATGATCATAGTTTATGCTCCTAGCTTTTGCAAATGATAGGCTAAGGTTTAGCAGTGTAATAAACTACAATCAATGATCTTGCCGCTTCTGCAATAATGCAAAAGCACTATATAGATTGTATCCACACTGCTcagtataaaaataaacatgtaCAAATTAAATAGGCTACATCATATATATACATGATTCATTTATGAAAAGCAATTATTTGTGCTGAGAATAGAAAAAGTCCAGTTTGGAGCTAATCAAATAATTAGGAATAAAGACAAAACAACATAAgcttaattattattattttaacatGTTAAAAATACAGTCACATCAAAATAGGGTACACAGTTATAAAACTGTTGCAgatgaaataagaaaatagtgtgtatatattttatatataaaaatctaCAGTATTTACTAATGCTGATACATATTTTGGAGCCTTATGTTGTTTGCACAAATAAATTGTACAGCCTCGTTATGAATTACAGAACCATCATTAAACACTGAGATTATTACACTTAGCCACAATATTATATACATACATTTCTAAGCTGCTGTAAGCAATCAGAACTAAAGTAAGCCCAAGTCATATTTATCTTCACAATTTTAGTTTAGGATTTCAGTGTAGTGCTTGGCTACAGTTACTTCACTGCCATTTGCAATTtttaagacataaaattgcCCAGTTATTAAAAATTACACCAGACACGTtatatacacaaaaaaaaaagttttgaaacAAACTAAGAAAATGTTACTTCCACTTGTAAAAATTGTTTTACTTCTGTACCTTAAAACTTACAGAGCCAACCTGCAGCAATAATAGGCACTAAAGCTcattctttaaaggaaaaaaaaataatatccaTTTCTATGTTTTCAGTTAACAAACCTTACAAAACAAAAGGGAACAGGACAACCTTCCAAACCATATCAAACTGGTGTTGATATCAACGTTTAGTACTTCAGCATTAGAGAAATCTCTCTGTTCAGCACTCCAAGGACCTCTTCTGGAGAGACCCTCCTCTGCCTCAGCTCCCGGTGAGAGGTCAGCGCGTCCTGCAGCTCACAGGACTACATCCTACATGTGCCACTTCACCTGCTTTTAATTCCACCCCCAATTCACagtcaaagaaaggaaaacacaaagtAGAAAAGGCTGCAAACACTAATTAGAATTACTTATATTAGCAGGAGTTTAAGGTTCCTGTTAACAACAGTCAGCGTCATTTTAGTGTAAAACACCGCGCAGTGCGAGCAGCCCGacaccacagcagcacagggccCAGCACAGACACGAACCCGCCAgcaatttggggggaaaagggcaaAAACACAACAGAATCCACTCGACAAAGCTTAAGAGAGGGGACACTGCATACTCACACAGCTTGGGGAATATCAAGCCTGGAGCAAAGCTCAGACTCCTGCATGCACTTCACAGAGGTGTCAAGGAGCTGTGCAATTCTCTGATACCTGTGAGATTTGGCCCTGCAACCAGTTTTAGTCTGACAGCACAGCATGGCAAAAAGTGAAGGGTGCAGCACCATTTCTGTATCTGGCATTAGTCTCACTGTGCTCCAGTATTTTGCATATAGAATGACATTCTGAAGGTAGATTTGGGTGAGAAGGTACAAGTTCTCCACTTTCGATGCAcctaaaaaacccctaaacacTGCCCTGAATTTAAGCACCATTTCTTAGCCAGATTAGAGAGACATTTTTGGCTTTCTGCTTTTGCCTGCCTGCTCCTTCCTGCTGAGGAAAATGACAAACAGTAgtcaaaggagaggaaattaACTCTCACATATGATTAAATTAATAATCCCAAAGCATCTCTCCTGCCCAGAACAGATACTGGGATGCTGAGGCAGCTgtataaaaatgacagaaattcCCATTCAAAATGAATGGCTTCTCAAAtaaattacaaagaaaaattaatatgaaataaaaGTACTTCACAAGCTTTGCCCAAAGTTAAATGCATTTACATTTAAACTCTTTAGCTCTTTTCCATATGAGTTTGTGTACTGTAAGTGCACACTCACACAGGCGCACACACACAATCCGTACAGTGCATTAACAATGTCAgtcaaaataaaacttttcagTGTGTTACAGGTTTTAGGCAGAAGGATTGTAACACAAGTTATTTAAATGTAAGGAGTGATGACACCATGAACCACATGACATATATGAGCTTATTGCTATGTCTATGTGCATTAGATCACTTCCAGTAGCTTCCATGCAAGTCCAAGAACTCCGCCAGCCTTCAACCAAAGTctgaaacatctctgaaacagtCTCGTTATTTTTGAACTGACATGAACCATCCACATTTCAGAGAATTGAGGTGGACTACTACTAACACAGTACTGTTCAACTGGTTTTGGTTCTTGCCATTTTACTAAGCTCAGCCAGATTCTCAGAGAAGCACAGATTCATGCATAGACAATCCATCTGTTCTGTTCCGATAGTGTTGGGCTTGAGCTGACGGGCTGGAATATTGGTACTGTGGGGAACCATTCTCTTCAAAGGTTGGGGAAGTCCTGTATCTTACTGGACTATCCACAGAAACAGCAGGAAGACTGTGGTCTTGTAAAGGTGTTGACTGAAAATGCTGGTATTTCTGGAAATTATCCAAGTGGCCTTTGTTAAGGTCTTGGCTCCAGGGCTGCCTGTAGAGTTCGTGTCTGTAGACAAAGGTGGCATCTGGCCACTTTCTCTCCTCTGGTAAATAATCTGCTGGAGGGATTATGAACTTGACACCTGGGGAGGACCTCGAGTTGCTGGTGTAAGCATCGACAGGACCAACTTCTGTCTGAGCAGGGGCTGGTGAAAGAGGATTTTGGCGACTGGCAGGATAGGAATTCATTTGCAGTTTATTTGGGGAATAATCTACTGATATAAAAGGAGGGTATGGCCTTCCAGAGGGGCTGGGTCGATTCCCATGGTAATGCAGAGGTGCAGAACTTGCACTGCCTATACTGGAAACATGCTTTGGAGAATTCCCATAGTAAGTAGGGGGATTACTATAACCTGGCAGTGGCTGTTTTACATTCAGTCCATGAGGTGGGCCATCAGACTGAGATGCATATTTTGGAGATCTGGGTTGTGAAGTGAAGGTGTAATTATTGGGTATTTTTAAAGGAGCTggtattttttccatttgctttcTTGGACTGTTAGAAAATGCTACCTGCCTAGGACTCTGTGGATGAGCTCTCTCAAGCATCTCCTCAACAACATTCTCATTCTCAGTTTCATCATCTGAAACATTGTCATACTGAGATGCATTAGACCCTCGCTTACCTTCATCAGCATCCAAAACCCTCACCTTTTGCTTTACATTCAAAGGCTGCATTTCTCCAGTACTCGGTGGTGGGCCCAAAACCAAATGGTTTACTGGCCTCCCTTTCACCTCTGCAGTGAGTTGCATTGtcttttccattattttgaTACCAGACGGTTTATTCCACTTAGGTACAAATTCCCTTCTTGTATTGGAAGTAGCATTAGAATTTTGATTAGCAGCTGCATTATTGTATAGACTCAAATTGTCTGGCTCTGTTGGTTGAGGCTTTTTTCTGGTATCTACCTCACTCTTAGGCAAACTGTTTTGTGTCTCTATTGGTTGAATCTTTTGCTGTTTTAAGGAAGgtttcttttccacagaaatgtttctttttcgGTCATTTGGTGAACTTTCTGGTTCCTCTTCTGTGGATGGTCTTCTCTCTGTCCTTCTTGCTGCTTGTGTACCAGTACTGTTCTGTCCATTAAGCACTGGAGTGGAGTTAAGCACAGAAGGCTGAGGTCCTGATGGAATCTGCCCCAATGGCTTCTTTGGAAATTCATCTTCTTTACCTAAAACAAGACCAATAATAACATAAATTCACCTTTGCGCAGAAGCCTTCTTTGACCTTTTAGTCATGTAAGCAAAAATAGCTACAACTTAACTAGGCCTCTCTCTGGGTCACCATTCTGCTGGACACCTCAAAGGTTCTTCTGTACACTGACATCAAACAGAGATTTTCTTTAACCTCTCATCCCAACCAGTTTTTCCTTCCTACAGCTCATGCAATCTTACCAAGCTTTTGCTCTGTCATGACactgctgaaaaaaaccccatttttctAACATGCTGGTTACAGTACCTACTCTGTATGGAAGCCTCCTCACATTGTCACATTAAGCAAACTACTTTGTCCACTTTAAAaatccttcccaatatccctcTCCCAACTGACTGTTCTCCATTCATTCATCTTTTAATGTTCACCTCTAGCAAGCTACACTATCAGCTCCTCCCTCACATGCACAAAGTTCCCAGATGACATCTTTGAACTGTCTCTCACTTCAGTTTTTAGCTGGAGCTCCTCATTAACATCTGCACAATTAAGACCTTGTTCCTCCTAAAACCCTCCCTGCCTAAAAATTTCATCCTCAGTATTAAAAACCTCCAGTAATCTagacacagaatttttttttttcagttcagctTTTTATCAATACAGAACAACTGAAGCAGCTGACACCAATACCAGCTACGTCATGGTTTCAATTGAGTGTTCCGTGGCCGGGTTTTGCCAAACACAAGGACATCATTTACAGGACAAGGACATGAATGGAAAGTTCTCCCAGACTGGAGCTCAATACATTGTAACAGCCAGTGGTAAACATCAGCTGTGTGGGGACCCAGAGCAACCCACACTGACATACAGAAACAATAAAGAAGTGTTTCATGGCACTCGATGCTGCTCACAAAACAACTCACATCAAATCTTCTACTGCAATCCTTCTCCTTAGCAGTCAACGCCCTTCATAATTGCAGCCAAAGTCTTTTGTCATATCTACTTGCATATAACTTACTTAATTGTGTAATCCATTACTGTCCCATTATAAGAAGAAAAGGTCATGCACTTCCCATTAAATGTATTAATAGAGATTTAATTCATTTGATgttcagcatttaaaaaaaaaagttttaaagtcAGCATTACCAAACAAATCCTACTCACTGTGTACCTATTTGTACAGCAGAAGCTCTGCtgtaaagaggaaaaaggaatggCTACCCTTACTTAAATGCTATGCAAAATACATTACATAAAATGGCTGTTGGTAAAATAATCTGAGTTAGCACCTCACTTTCTAGCTATTTgtaatttaaattctttttgtttgtctACAAGGGTTCACAGGAgtgaaaacacacaaatgtcTTTCCCTGACAAGTGCTGTGGTTACAAGTGAGCTATGTTCATTTATACAGGCATGAGCAGGCTCATGATGAGTGGCTCATGATACAGACACACTAAAGAAAGCCAGCAGCCAAGGTCACTGTTATTTATTATAACAGCATAACAAACTACCAGCACGGATCAGTTGCTATATAAACTAAATGAAAACTCAGAGTTTGAGCCAGCCAGGCCATAGCAGGAAGACAGCAGAGAGG encodes:
- the USP6NL gene encoding USP6 N-terminal-like protein isoform X1, with the translated sequence MKTKTELYKDWEENDSLKTGADAEQDAAIKLAQERAEIVAKYDRGREGAQIEPWEDADYRLYKVTDRFGFLHPEELPVHDAVIEKQKHLEIERTTKWLKMLKSWEKYKNSEKFHRRIYKGIPLQFRGQVWSLLLDVPKMKEEMKDFYNKLKCQARGSSPDIRQIDLDVNRTYRDHIMFRDRYGVKQQSLFHVLAAYSIYNTEVGYCQGMSQITALLLMYMNEEDAFWALVKLLSGPKHAMHGFFIPGFPKLLRFQEHHDKILKKFLSKLKQHLDSQDMPTSFYTTKWFFQCFLDRTPFTLSLRIWDIYILEGERILTAMSYTILKLHRKHLMKLQMEELVEFLQESLAKDFFYEDDFVIEQLQNSISELKRAKLDLPVAGKEDEFPKKPLGQIPSGPQPSVLNSTPVLNGQNSTGTQAARRTERRPSTEEEPESSPNDRKRNISVEKKPSLKQQKIQPIETQNSLPKSEVDTRKKPQPTEPDNLSLYNNAAANQNSNATSNTRREFVPKWNKPSGIKIMEKTMQLTAEVKGRPVNHLVLGPPPSTGEMQPLNVKQKVRVLDADEGKRGSNASQYDNVSDDETENENVVEEMLERAHPQSPRQVAFSNSPRKQMEKIPAPLKIPNNYTFTSQPRSPKYASQSDGPPHGLNVKQPLPGYSNPPTYYGNSPKHVSSIGSASSAPLHYHGNRPSPSGRPYPPFISVDYSPNKLQMNSYPASRQNPLSPAPAQTEVGPVDAYTSNSRSSPGVKFIIPPADYLPEERKWPDATFVYRHELYRQPWSQDLNKGHLDNFQKYQHFQSTPLQDHSLPAVSVDSPVRYRTSPTFEENGSPQYQYSSPSAQAQHYRNRTDGLSMHESVLL
- the USP6NL gene encoding USP6 N-terminal-like protein isoform X2; protein product: MSADAEQDAAIKLAQERAEIVAKYDRGREGAQIEPWEDADYRLYKVTDRFGFLHPEELPVHDAVIEKQKHLEIERTTKWLKMLKSWEKYKNSEKFHRRIYKGIPLQFRGQVWSLLLDVPKMKEEMKDFYNKLKCQARGSSPDIRQIDLDVNRTYRDHIMFRDRYGVKQQSLFHVLAAYSIYNTEVGYCQGMSQITALLLMYMNEEDAFWALVKLLSGPKHAMHGFFIPGFPKLLRFQEHHDKILKKFLSKLKQHLDSQDMPTSFYTTKWFFQCFLDRTPFTLSLRIWDIYILEGERILTAMSYTILKLHRKHLMKLQMEELVEFLQESLAKDFFYEDDFVIEQLQNSISELKRAKLDLPVAGKEDEFPKKPLGQIPSGPQPSVLNSTPVLNGQNSTGTQAARRTERRPSTEEEPESSPNDRKRNISVEKKPSLKQQKIQPIETQNSLPKSEVDTRKKPQPTEPDNLSLYNNAAANQNSNATSNTRREFVPKWNKPSGIKIMEKTMQLTAEVKGRPVNHLVLGPPPSTGEMQPLNVKQKVRVLDADEGKRGSNASQYDNVSDDETENENVVEEMLERAHPQSPRQVAFSNSPRKQMEKIPAPLKIPNNYTFTSQPRSPKYASQSDGPPHGLNVKQPLPGYSNPPTYYGNSPKHVSSIGSASSAPLHYHGNRPSPSGRPYPPFISVDYSPNKLQMNSYPASRQNPLSPAPAQTEVGPVDAYTSNSRSSPGVKFIIPPADYLPEERKWPDATFVYRHELYRQPWSQDLNKGHLDNFQKYQHFQSTPLQDHSLPAVSVDSPVRYRTSPTFEENGSPQYQYSSPSAQAQHYRNRTDGLSMHESVLL
- the USP6NL gene encoding USP6 N-terminal-like protein isoform X3, with protein sequence MKTKTELYKDWEENDSLKTGADAEQDAAIKLAQERAEIVAKYDRGREGAQIEPWEDADYRLYKVTDRFGFLHPEELPVHDAVIEKQKHLEIERTTKWLKMLKSWEKYKNSEKFHRRIYKGIPLQFRGQVWSLLLDVPKMKEEMKDFYNKLKCQARGSSPDIRQIDLDVNRTYRDHIMFRDRYGVKQQSLFHVLAAYSIYNTEVGYCQGMSQITALLLMYMNEEDAFWALVKLLSGPKHAMHGFFIPGFPKLLRFQEHHDKILKKFLSKLKQHLDSQDMPTSFYTTKWFFQCFLDRTPFTLSLRIWDIYILEGERILTAMSYTILKLHRKHLMKLQMEELVEFLQESLAKDFFYEDDFVIEQLQNSISELKRAKLDLPVAEEFWIFLLYFKNTQVAVCRMSFWWSIIDPYTILSLPVLFMAEGKEDEFPKKPLGQIPSGPQPSVLNSTPVLNGQNSTGTQAARRTERRPSTEEEPESSPNDRKRNISVEKKPSLKQQKIQPIETQNSLPKSEVDTRKKPQPTEPDNLSLYNNAAANQNSNATSNTRREFVPKWNKPSGIKIMEKTMQLTAEVKGRPVNHLVLGPPPSTGEMQPLNVKQKVRVLDADEGKRGSNASQYDNVSDDETENENVVEEMLERAHPQSPRQVAFSNSPRKQMEKIPAPLKIPNNYTFTSQPRSPKYASQSDGPPHGLNVKQPLPGYSNPPTYYGNSPKHVSSIGSASSAPLHYHGNRPSPSGRPYPPFISVDYSPNKLQMNSYPASRQNPLSPAPAQTEVGPVDAYTSNSRSSPGVKFIIPPADYLPEERKWPDATFVYRHELYRQPWSQDLNKGHLDNFQKYQHFQSTPLQDHSLPAVSVDSPVRYRTSPTFEENGSPQYQYSSPSAQAQHYRNRTDGLSMHESVLL